A region from the Pseudonocardia petroleophila genome encodes:
- a CDS encoding ROK family protein, with amino-acid sequence MTTAGLAADQLDTLVTVLDLVRFGDARTRPELARRLALGRTVVTQRLAQLVDCGLVVEGALGPSTGGRAPRELRFRAEAGALLVAEVGATSLAVGLGDLSGRLGDQRAQQWDVAAGPERTLARIETLFDELLAANPPRALWGIGVGVPGPVEFSSGRPVAPPIMPGWDGFDVRDRLAARYDASVWVDNEVNTMALGELRAGLGRGTSDLLYVKIGTGIGAGLVSGGRLHRGAQGCAGDIGHIAMTGTVPGATERVCRCGNVGCLEALAGGAALAAEALDAARSGRSPTLAARWRETGAVDAADVVRAAENGDQVAVEMLQRAGRLVGETLASLVNFFNPSLVLLGGRIGGSGDLLLAAVRQAVYRRSLPLATRDLRIVRSDLGDRAGLMGAGFMVLDELFSRERLGRWIQAGSPAGRPELTTDVRRSY; translated from the coding sequence ATGACCACCGCGGGTCTCGCCGCCGATCAGCTCGACACGCTCGTCACCGTCCTGGACCTGGTCCGGTTCGGAGACGCCCGCACCCGGCCGGAGCTGGCCCGTCGCTTGGCTCTGGGGCGCACCGTGGTCACCCAACGTCTGGCGCAGCTGGTCGACTGCGGCCTGGTGGTCGAAGGCGCGCTCGGCCCGTCCACCGGCGGCCGCGCCCCGCGTGAGCTGCGCTTCCGGGCCGAGGCCGGCGCGCTGCTGGTGGCCGAGGTCGGAGCCACCAGCCTCGCCGTCGGGCTCGGCGACCTCTCCGGGCGGCTCGGCGACCAGCGTGCGCAGCAGTGGGACGTCGCGGCCGGACCGGAGCGGACACTCGCCCGCATCGAGACCCTGTTCGACGAGCTGCTGGCCGCGAACCCGCCCCGCGCGTTGTGGGGCATCGGCGTCGGCGTCCCGGGGCCCGTCGAGTTCTCCTCGGGACGCCCGGTGGCCCCGCCGATCATGCCGGGGTGGGACGGCTTCGATGTGCGCGACCGGCTCGCCGCGCGCTACGACGCGTCGGTGTGGGTGGACAACGAGGTGAACACGATGGCGCTCGGCGAGCTGCGCGCGGGACTGGGGCGAGGCACGTCCGACCTGCTCTACGTCAAGATCGGTACCGGGATCGGTGCTGGCCTCGTCTCCGGCGGTCGGCTGCACCGCGGCGCCCAGGGATGCGCGGGCGACATCGGGCACATCGCGATGACCGGCACCGTACCCGGGGCCACGGAGCGGGTGTGTCGATGCGGCAACGTCGGCTGCCTGGAGGCGCTGGCCGGAGGCGCCGCCCTCGCCGCCGAGGCGCTCGACGCGGCGCGGTCGGGCCGCAGCCCCACCCTCGCGGCCCGGTGGCGGGAGACGGGCGCGGTGGACGCCGCCGACGTCGTACGGGCCGCGGAGAACGGCGATCAGGTGGCGGTCGAGATGCTCCAGCGTGCCGGTCGCCTCGTCGGCGAGACCCTGGCCTCGCTGGTCAACTTCTTCAACCCCTCGTTGGTGCTGCTCGGCGGTCGCATCGGCGGTTCCGGTGACCTGCTGCTCGCCGCCGTCCGTCAGGCGGTGTACCGGCGATCGCTGCCCCTGGCCACCCGGGACCTGCGAATCGTGCGCTCCGACCTGGGTGATCGCGCAGGGCTGATGGGTGCCGGGTTCATGGTGCTCGACGAGCTGTTCTCCCGTGAGCGGCTGGGACGCTGGATCCAGGCGGGCAGCCCGGCCGGTCGGCCGGAGCTGACGACCGACGTGCGCCGGTCGTACTGA